A window of Candidatus Neomarinimicrobiota bacterium genomic DNA:
GTCGGGCGGAAGGAGCGGATACCCGTATTGAAAGCGGTTATTATGGCTATGGCGTCGCGCGTGGCTCTGCTCTGGCACTGGACGAGACCGATGGTCTACCCTCGGACTACGCTCTCAGGCAGAATTACCCCAATCCCTTCAACCCTGTCACAACCATCCAGTTTGAGCTGCCAAAGCCAACCGCGGTCTATCTGGTAGTATATGATCTCCTTGGCCGTGAGGTGCGGCACCTGGTACAGGGCCAAAAGGGACCCGGGTATCACAAGGTTCTCTGGAACGGCAAGGCTGCCGATGGCCGGGATGCACCCGCAGGCATCTATATCGCCCGCCTGCTCGTCCCGTCGCAGGCTGGAATGACGCCCGAGTATGCCAAAAGCATCAAGATGCTGCTGCTGAAATAACGCGGCCATTCCGTCCCCAGACTAATCCTTTCCTGAATTACCACAATCCGTAATAAATCGAGTGAGTTAGACCTTCGTTCTAGATACCCTTCCGTAAACACTCTCTGCGGCATTTTCACCAGCGGGTAAATAAGAATACAACTTGACATAGGCGGTGGTGTTGTGTAGCTTGCGCAAACGTTTGCATAATCCTATCTCCTGAAACCTGTCTGATCCTGGAACTGAAACGTGGCCAGCTCTTATCCGACAATCAAAGACCTCGCCAATCGTCTAGGACTTTCCCCCTCCACTATCTCCAGGGCGCTGCATGATCATCCAGCCATCAGCCAGAAGACCAAGGCAAGAGTCAAGGCGCTGGCGCAGGAGCTGGAGTACTACCCGGACTCCATCGCCCGCAGTCTCCAGATGAAAGGGACCAAGACTGTCGGCGTTATTGTCCCGGAGATCCGGCATCACTTCTTCTCATCGGCCATTGACGGCATTGAGGATGTGGCCTACAAAGAAGGCTATACCATCATTGTCTCTAAATCCAACGAGAAGCATGATCGGGAGGTCGTCAATACCCGGAGCATGGTCTCGAACCGGGTAGCCGGGCTGATCGTATCGGTAGCTCAAACAACTTCCAACAGTCGGCACTTTCAACGGGTGAAGGAGCGGGGCATCCCGCTGGTTTTTTTTGACCGCATTCTGGAAGATGTGGATGTGA
This region includes:
- a CDS encoding FlgD immunoglobulin-like domain containing protein, translating into MSAIKRKLPSGILIGLILVICPALIRAQGSTVSWSSVNMAFALSSSPNTTAKSAAGQVFLGRAEGADTRIESGYYGYGVARGSALALDETDGLPSDYALRQNYPNPFNPVTTIQFELPKPTAVYLVVYDLLGREVRHLVQGQKGPGYHKVLWNGKAADGRDAPAGIYIARLLVPSQAGMTPEYAKSIKMLLLK